One segment of Belonocnema kinseyi isolate 2016_QV_RU_SX_M_011 chromosome 7, B_treatae_v1, whole genome shotgun sequence DNA contains the following:
- the LOC117177121 gene encoding 40S ribosomal protein S3a → MAVGKNKGLSKGGKKGVKKKIVDPFTRKDWYDVKAPSMFTSRQVGKTLVNRTQGTKIASEGLKFRVFEVSLADLQSDNDAERSFRKFRLIAEDVQGRNVLTNFHGMDLTTDKLRSMVKKWQTLIEAHVDVKTTDGYLLRIFCIGFTNKDQQSQRKTCYAQHAQVRNIRKKMVEIINDDIAKSDLKGVVSKLLPDAIAKDIEKACQGIYPLHDVYIRKVKVLKKPRFELSKLLELHGDGGGSSSKGEGGEAGSKVDRPEGYEPPVQESV, encoded by the exons ATGGCGGTAGGGAAAAATAAAGGTCTTTCGAAAGGAGGCAAAAAGGGCGTCAAAAAGAAGAT TGTCGACCCGTTCACCCGCAAAGACTGGTACGATGTTAAAGCACCATCGATGTTCACTAGCCGCCAAGTGGGCAAGACTTTGGTGAACAGAACACAAGGAACAA AGATCGCCTCCGAGGGTCTGAAGTTCCGAGTATTCGAAGTATCGCTCGCTGATCTTCAGAGCGACAATGACGCTGAGAGGTCTTTCCGTAAATTCAGGCTGATCGCAGAAGACGTTCAGGGTCGCAATGTCTTGACCAACTTCCATGGCATGGACTTAACCACCGACAAACTGAGGTCCATGGTCAAGAAATGGCAAACCCTTATCGAGGCTCACGTTGATGTGAAGACCACAGATGGATATCTCCTGAGAATATTCTGCATTGGTTTCACGAACAAAGATCAACAAAGTCAGAGGAAAACTTGTTACGCCCAACACGCCCag GTGCGCAACATTCGTAAGAAGATGGTGGAAATCATCAACGACGATATTGCCAAGAGCGATCTTAAAGGTGTGGTCAGCAAACTTTTACCCGACGCAATTGCCAAGGATATCGAAAAGGCCTGTCAGGGAATTTACCCCCTTCATGATGTTTACATCCGAAag GTTAAAGTATTAAAGAAGCCCCGTTTCGAGTTAAGCAAACTTCTTGAATTACACGGCGATGGAGGCGGCAGCAGCAGCAAAGGAGAAGGTGGTGAAGCCGGATCAAAGGTTGACAGACCTGAAGGTTACGAACCACCAGTACAAGAATCCGTTTAA